From a single Myxocyprinus asiaticus isolate MX2 ecotype Aquarium Trade chromosome 47, UBuf_Myxa_2, whole genome shotgun sequence genomic region:
- the LOC127436473 gene encoding protein PHTF2-like isoform X5 produces MLLLGTVHCQIVSTHTPKTSSSSGSSGKRRRKLRKAAHLEIHREGDGSSTTDNTQEGTPHGSVSAGTRGFTSFLRDLCCDLFKAGRSKKSKLSVDKSTETDNGYVSLDGRVTSKSSEEGLQLHEPHCDLLRPDNTCWNLQHTRNNLKLPPTGQCLSEAAVPRGVKNISDEASSEEDPDNYSTLRSKTSDCTLRNRKADHYKKHTYTTEEILKSGTSCSSHCSSSRTQDSESARHESETEDVLWEDFLHCAECRSSCTSETDADGSAVCSSSKKEFRDDPFHQGHAPWLHSSNPGLERVSAIVWEGNECKKADMSVLDISGMIMNKVNLYTPGIGYQIFGNLVSVALGLTPFAFRLFQYKDAEQLSSLSAVEVVSIAFGSSGDVLVIVMVTVSCVVRVCLIWLFFFLLSVAERTYKQRLLFAKLFGHLTSARRARKSEVPHFRLKKVQNIKMWLSLRSYLKRRGPQRSVDVIVSSAFLLTLSVVFICCAQLLHVHETFLEFHYNWELMIWCASLSLYLLRFVTLGSETSKKYSNTSILLTEQINLYLKMEKKPNKKEELTLVNNVLKLATKLLKELDAPFCLYGLTMNPLLYNITQVVILSAVSGVISDLLGFNLKLWKIKS; encoded by the exons GAAGTTGAGAAAAGCAGCTCATTTGGAGATTCATAGAGAAGGCGACGGCTCTAGCACTACCGATAACACACAGGAGGGGACGCCGCACGGCTCTGTGTCTGCCGGCACGCGTGGCTTCACCTCTTTCCTCAGAGATCTCTGCTGTGATCTCTTTAAAGCGgg CAGGTCTAAAAAGTCAAAGCTGTCGGTGGATAAATCTACAGAGACGGATAACGGTTACGTGTCTCTGGATGGTCGAGTCACCAGTAAAAGCAGCGAGGAGGGTTTACAGCTGCACGAACCGCACTGCGACCTGCTGCGACCCGACAACACATGCTGGAACCTGCAGCACACCAGAAACAACCTGAAACTGCCCCCTACAGGACAG TGTCTGTCAGAGGCTGCGGTTCCTCGCGGTGTGAAGAACATTTCTGATGAAGCGTCCAGTGAAGAAGATCCAGATAACTACAGCACCCTCCGCAGCAAGACCAGCGACTGCACACTGCGCAACAGAAAAGCTGATCATTACAAAAAACACACGTACACAACTGag GAAATACTCAAGTCCGGCACCAGCTGCAGTTCTCACTGTTCCAGCTCGCGGACGCAGGATTCAGAGAGCGCACGCCACGAGTCTGAGACTGAAGACGTGTTGTGGGAAGATTTCCTGCACTGCGCCGAGTGTCGCTCGTCCTGCACCAGTGAGACGGACGCGGACGGATCGGCCGTCTGTTCCTCGTCCAAGAAAGAGTTCAGAGACGATCCGTTTCATCAG GGTCACGCGCCGTGGCTGCACAGTTCAAACCCCGGACTGGAGCGCGTCAGCGCCATCGTGTGGGAGGGAAACGAGTGTAAGAAAGCCGACATGTCTGTGCTGGACATCAGCGGAATGATCATGAACAAA GTGAATCTGTACACTCCGGGGATCGGCTATCAGATCTTTGGGAATCTGGTGTCTGTGGCTCTGGGTTTGACTCCATTTGCGTTCAGATTGTTCCAGTATAAAGATGCAGAGCAGCTGTCGTCGCTGTCGGCCGTTGAGGTCGTGTCCATCGCCTTCGGCTCCTCGGGTGACGTCCTGGTGATCGTCATGGTGACTGTAAGCTGTGTGGTGCGTGTGTGTCTCATCTGGCTGTTCTTCTTCCTGCTCAGTGTCGCAGAGAGAACTTACAAGCAG CGGCTGTTGTTTGCAAAGCTGTTCGGTCACTTGACGTCGGCGCGGAGAGCCAGAAAATCTGAAGTGCCTCATTTCCGTCTGAAGAAGGTGCAGAATATAAAGATGTGGCTTTCACTGCGTTCTTACCTGAAG AGACGAGGTCCTCAGCGCTCTGTGGATGTGATCGTGTCCTCTGCGTTTCTTCTGACTCTGTCTGTGGTGTTTATCTGCTGCGCTCAG TTGTTGCATGTTCACGAGACGTTTCTGGAGTTTCATTATAACTGGGAGCTGATGATCTGGTGCGCATCGCTGTCGCTGTATCTGCTGCGATTTGTTACACTCGGATCTGAGACCAGCAAGAAATACAGCAACACCTCCATATTACTCACAgaacag ATCAATTTGTACTTGAAAATGGAGAAGAAACCAAATAAGAAAGAAGAGCTGACACTCGTCAACAACGTTCTCAAACTGGCCACCAAATTATTAAAG GAGTTGGACGCTCCGTTTTGTTTGTACGGTCTGACGATGAACCCGCTGCTGTACAACATCACTCAGGTGGTGATTCTCTCGGCCGTGTCAGGGGTCATCAGTGACCTGTTGGGCTTCAACCTGAAG ctGTGGAAGATCAAATCATGA